A stretch of Aedes aegypti strain LVP_AGWG chromosome 2, AaegL5.0 Primary Assembly, whole genome shotgun sequence DNA encodes these proteins:
- the LOC5565546 gene encoding dopamine N-acetyltransferase gives MTTPFYRQSAVWWISISIKFAESSSRMEESTCRNDHVQFSVAKSEDYESVLSFVVEHYYKDEPMSNSYIYDSSPADDDVEFSVSFLFQGMAIKAVDRDCDNRLIGVSIANPIYPGYVEDLLKSAEQAKTQKWRDSLKLLAHLQQSTDVLQRYNVSKCYDIEIVAAHPEYRGQSIGSRLFEEQFKRAKQLGYPIASADCSSYYSARIAEKVGMKCVGRLAFANYRDDRGVQLFQPRAPHEEIQTFVKLLNV, from the coding sequence ATGACAACCCCTTTTTACAGACAATCGGCAGTATGGTGGATCAGTATATCAATAAAGTTTGCCGAGTCCAGTTCACGGATGGAAGAGTCAACCTGTCGTAATGATCATGTTCAGTTCAGTGTTGCCAAATCAGAGGATTATGAGTCGGTCCTTTCCTTTGTTGTCGAGCATTACTACAAGGACGAACCGATGAGCAATTCGTACATCTACGACAGCAGCCCTGCAGATGATGACGTGGAGTTCTCAGTTTCGTTCCTGTTCCAAGGAATGGCGATAAAAGCTGTAGACCGAGATTGTGACAATCGACTGATCGGAGTATCGATTGCCAATCCAATCTACCCAGGATATGTGGAAGATTTGTTGAAGTCAGCCGAACAGGCTAAAACTCAGAAATGGCGCGACAGTCTGAAGCTATTGGCTCATCTTCAACAGTCAACTGACGTTCTGCAACGGTACAACGTGTCCAAGTGCTATGATATTGAAATAGTGGCGGCTCATCCGGAATATCGAGGGCAGTCGATTGGCTCCCGTTTGTTCGAAGAACAGTTCAAGAGAGCCAAACAACTGGGATATCCAATAGCGAGTGCGGATTGTTCGAGCTATTACTCTGCTAGGATTGCCGAAAAAGTTGGCATGAAATGTGTTGGAAGATTGGCATTTGCCAACTACAGAGATGATCGTGGAGTTCAACTCTTCCAACCAAGGGCTCCCCATGAAGAAATTCAAACttttgttaaactattgaatgTATAG